A single region of the Alteriqipengyuania flavescens genome encodes:
- a CDS encoding MBL fold metallo-hydrolase, with amino-acid sequence MKGPPKPWPTGKVEQLEPLVRRVLADNPSPYTYTGTQTYLVGNGDSLAVIDPGPVTTEHLAALENAIGDGHVAAIMCTHTHRDHSPAARPLSALTGAPVVGCAPLVLDDSGPRADAPFDETYAPDRVLEDGEAMTGAGWTLTAVHTPGHTSNHLCFALEESGALFTGDHVMGWSTSVVAPPDGDMAAYMRSLEKLYAREDRVYYPAHGPQVDKPRQLVRGMVGHRRQRERQILRLLDEEARTIRALVPLMYRGLDKRLYPAAGMSVKAHLIDLENRGEVARDGEVWRTN; translated from the coding sequence ATGAAGGGACCACCCAAACCGTGGCCGACCGGCAAGGTCGAGCAGCTGGAGCCGCTGGTACGCCGCGTGCTGGCGGACAATCCCTCGCCCTATACCTATACCGGCACGCAGACCTACCTCGTCGGCAACGGCGACAGCCTTGCGGTGATCGACCCCGGCCCGGTCACGACGGAGCATCTTGCCGCGCTGGAGAATGCGATCGGCGATGGGCACGTCGCGGCGATCATGTGCACCCACACCCACCGCGACCATTCGCCCGCCGCCCGGCCCCTGTCGGCATTGACCGGGGCGCCGGTGGTCGGCTGCGCGCCGCTGGTCCTCGATGACAGCGGCCCGCGCGCCGATGCTCCGTTCGACGAAACCTACGCGCCAGACCGAGTGCTGGAGGATGGCGAGGCGATGACCGGTGCGGGCTGGACCCTCACAGCGGTCCACACGCCCGGCCACACATCCAACCACCTGTGCTTCGCGCTGGAGGAAAGCGGCGCGCTGTTCACCGGCGACCACGTGATGGGCTGGTCGACCAGCGTCGTCGCCCCGCCCGATGGCGACATGGCCGCCTACATGCGCAGCCTCGAAAAGCTCTACGCGCGCGAGGACCGGGTCTATTATCCCGCCCACGGCCCGCAAGTGGACAAGCCGCGCCAGCTGGTGCGCGGTATGGTCGGCCACCGCCGCCAGCGCGAACGCCAGATCCTGCGCCTGCTGGACGAGGAAGCGCGCACGATCCGCGCGCTGGTGCCGCTGATGTACAGGGGCCTCGACAAGCGCCTCTATCCCGCTGCCGGGATGAGTGTGAAAGCCCACCTGATCGACCTGGAAAACCGCGGCGAAGTGGCCCGCGACGGCGAGGTCTGGCGCACGAATTGA
- the glpK gene encoding glycerol kinase GlpK — MSDPLILVLDAGTTSTRAMLFDPQGQLHHVSQAEITQHYPRDGWVEHDAGEIWQATLACAQECVEWADGNDRIACIGITNQRETVVAWDTSSGEPLARAIVWQDRRTTNFCAELKDQGHEDEVQRRTGLLLDPYFSGTKMRWLLHNVDAVKAAADAGRLALGTVESWLVWKLSGGAAHVTDASNASRTLLMPLDGGDWAQDLCDLMDVPRAALPRIVDNAGALAETAPRHFGTAIPITGLVGDQQGATIGQGCLSPGETKATYGTGAFILANHGTTVPQSRHRLLGTVLYQHEGERTYALEGAVFVAGSLIQWLRDGLGIIDKAADTERLAASVEGDSRVVIVPALAGLGAPYWRPEARGVISGLSFSTGRAHIARAALEAMAHQTRDLAEAFAADGAEWTRLRIDGGMSANDWMARDIAGLLGIPVERPGLVETTALGAAMLAAVGAGLHADLQGAYAAMGGTRTVFEPAMDEDIRKARLDRWGLALAAS, encoded by the coding sequence ATGTCCGATCCGCTGATCCTGGTGCTGGATGCCGGGACCACGTCCACGAGAGCGATGCTGTTCGATCCGCAAGGCCAGCTGCACCACGTCTCGCAGGCCGAAATTACCCAGCATTACCCGCGCGATGGCTGGGTGGAGCACGATGCGGGCGAAATCTGGCAAGCGACGCTCGCCTGCGCGCAGGAATGCGTCGAGTGGGCGGACGGCAACGACCGGATCGCCTGTATCGGCATCACCAACCAGCGCGAAACCGTGGTCGCCTGGGACACCTCCAGCGGCGAGCCGCTCGCCCGCGCCATCGTGTGGCAGGACCGACGCACCACCAATTTCTGCGCCGAGTTGAAGGACCAGGGCCACGAGGACGAGGTCCAGCGCCGCACCGGCCTGCTGCTCGATCCCTATTTCTCCGGCACCAAGATGCGCTGGCTGCTGCACAATGTCGACGCGGTGAAGGCTGCGGCGGACGCGGGCAGGCTGGCGCTGGGAACGGTCGAAAGCTGGCTGGTGTGGAAACTGAGCGGCGGCGCGGCGCACGTGACCGACGCCAGCAACGCCAGCCGCACGCTGCTGATGCCGCTGGACGGCGGTGACTGGGCGCAGGACCTGTGCGATCTGATGGACGTGCCGCGCGCCGCGCTTCCGCGGATCGTCGACAACGCGGGCGCGCTTGCCGAGACCGCGCCGCGGCATTTCGGCACCGCGATCCCGATTACCGGCCTCGTCGGCGACCAGCAGGGGGCAACGATCGGGCAGGGCTGCCTGTCGCCGGGGGAGACCAAGGCGACATACGGCACCGGGGCCTTCATCCTCGCCAACCACGGCACCACCGTGCCGCAATCGCGCCACCGCCTGCTCGGCACGGTGCTCTACCAGCACGAGGGGGAGCGGACCTATGCGCTGGAAGGCGCGGTGTTCGTCGCCGGAAGCCTCATCCAGTGGCTGCGCGACGGGCTCGGCATCATCGACAAGGCTGCGGATACGGAACGGCTCGCCGCATCGGTGGAGGGGGACAGCAGGGTTGTGATCGTCCCCGCGCTCGCCGGCCTCGGCGCGCCCTACTGGCGGCCGGAGGCACGCGGGGTTATCTCCGGCCTCTCGTTCAGCACCGGCCGCGCGCATATCGCCCGGGCCGCGCTGGAGGCGATGGCCCACCAGACGCGCGATCTCGCCGAGGCCTTCGCCGCCGACGGGGCGGAATGGACCAGGCTGCGGATCGACGGCGGGATGAGCGCGAACGACTGGATGGCGCGCGACATCGCCGGCCTGCTCGGCATTCCGGTGGAACGGCCGGGCTTGGTCGAAACGACGGCGTTGGGTGCGGCGATGCTGGCGGCGGTCGGCGCGGGGCTGCACGCGGACTTGCAGGGGGCCTATGCGGCGATGGGCGGCACGCGCACCGTGTTCGAACCGGCGATGGACGAAGACATCAGGAAAGCGCGACTGGACCGCTGGGGCTTGGCCCTCGCGGCGAGCTAA
- a CDS encoding DUF1465 family protein gives MRDHADINAPIVEALYEEGLELADRVRAAFDLSGRIDAAAEDEDFARIALSCEALRCTTRMMHALAWLLNQRAYFNGEMSEFQLRRHGRLAKRQPDGDRQQLAALPVRIVTLVAETQRFYQRIERLDAAWRERFAMQPPAIERLRQRLEASIAAL, from the coding sequence ATGCGGGATCATGCGGATATCAACGCGCCCATCGTGGAGGCGCTGTACGAGGAAGGGCTCGAACTGGCCGACCGCGTGCGCGCGGCCTTCGACCTGTCGGGCCGGATCGATGCGGCGGCGGAGGACGAGGATTTCGCCCGCATCGCCCTGTCGTGCGAGGCGCTGCGCTGCACCACGCGGATGATGCATGCGCTCGCCTGGCTGCTCAACCAGCGGGCCTATTTCAACGGCGAGATGAGCGAGTTCCAGCTGCGTCGCCACGGCCGGCTGGCGAAGCGGCAGCCCGATGGCGACCGCCAGCAGCTGGCCGCACTGCCGGTGCGGATCGTGACACTGGTCGCCGAAACGCAGCGCTTCTACCAGCGGATCGAGCGGCTGGACGCCGCGTGGCGCGAACGCTTCGCCATGCAGCCGCCCGCGATCGAACGCCTGCGCCAGCGGCTAGAAGCCTCGATCGCCGCGCTTTAG
- a CDS encoding YdcH family protein, protein MTEDELRKRLATLQTEHRDLDAAIDALLRAGSHDQMQIARLKKRKLALKDQIAVVQDHLLPDIIA, encoded by the coding sequence GTGACCGAAGACGAATTGCGCAAGCGACTGGCAACGCTGCAAACCGAACACCGCGACCTCGACGCCGCCATCGACGCGCTCCTGCGCGCAGGCAGCCACGACCAGATGCAGATCGCGCGACTGAAAAAGCGCAAGCTGGCCCTGAAGGACCAAATCGCCGTGGTGCAGGACCACCTGCTGCCGGATATTATCGCGTAG
- a CDS encoding YdcH family protein yields the protein MSSSHVAALETKHARLEQMIASEMARPAPDDATISGLKKQKLAIKEELAHI from the coding sequence ATGTCATCGTCCCACGTTGCCGCCCTCGAAACCAAGCATGCCAGGCTGGAGCAGATGATCGCTTCGGAAATGGCCCGCCCGGCACCCGACGATGCAACCATTTCCGGCCTCAAGAAGCAGAAGCTCGCCATCAAGGAAGAACTCGCCCACATCTAG
- the ptsP gene encoding phosphoenolpyruvate--protein phosphotransferase, which translates to MTAASSARSILTRLHDVMASRSSAQDKLDRVVDIIGEELDSEVCSIYLLRDGMLELFATRGLNKSAVHVTRMGIGEGLTGTIAQNVETLNLAEAKAHPDFMFRPETGEERFHSFAGVPIVRQARAIGVVNVQHVDPRRYEEVEIEALQTVAMVLSELIDNAGLVDSEQAKSLQHDGQVQAEGLVLAKGLGSGRAVFHQPRVTIEHTMAEDIEAERQRVYRAFDTMREQIDDMTSQAEFGTGGEHEEVLATYRMFAYDEGWGRRINEAIDSGLTAEAAIERVQQRTRMRMREIDDPLLADRMHDLEDLANRLLRIVSGQLGTAATKGLREDAILIARNLGPAELLEYDRRRLKGVVLEEGSLTAHVVIVARAMGVPVLGRVANLRALVAEGDTLLLDADKGQVTIRPQAALVDAFEARFAQSKKRQAELAQLRDVEPFTRDGTRITVMMNGGLRDDLTSLKLVGADGIGLFRTEFQFLVSAALPARERQLRLYRDVLDAADGKPVIFRTVDIGGDKSLPYLRNEGASADENPAMGWRALRLALEREGLLKLQARALLEAAAGRELNVMFPLVSEPWEFDAAKAIFDDQLAFLRSRKAKLPEAIRFGAMLEVPALAEVLDLLLPKLSFLSIGTNDLTQFLFAADRANPKLAQRYDWLSPAILRFLARVVQTTQAAPTPVDLAVCGEMGGRPLEALALLGLGIRRLSITPAGVGPIKELVRKVDLAEIGAAMNGWLLNPPLDMRAALSVWADERSIAHD; encoded by the coding sequence ATGACCGCCGCCTCCTCCGCCCGCTCGATCCTCACGCGCCTGCACGACGTGATGGCCTCGCGCAGCAGCGCGCAGGACAAGCTCGACCGGGTGGTCGACATCATCGGGGAAGAGCTCGATAGCGAGGTCTGCTCGATCTACCTGCTGCGCGACGGCATGCTGGAACTGTTCGCGACGCGCGGCCTCAACAAGTCCGCCGTGCACGTCACCCGCATGGGCATCGGCGAAGGTCTGACCGGCACCATCGCCCAGAATGTCGAAACGCTGAACCTGGCCGAGGCGAAAGCCCATCCCGACTTCATGTTCCGCCCCGAAACAGGCGAGGAGCGGTTCCACAGCTTCGCCGGCGTGCCCATCGTGCGTCAGGCGCGCGCCATCGGCGTGGTCAACGTGCAGCATGTCGATCCGCGCCGCTACGAAGAGGTGGAGATCGAGGCGCTGCAGACCGTGGCGATGGTGTTGTCCGAACTGATCGACAACGCCGGGCTGGTCGATTCCGAGCAGGCCAAATCGCTGCAGCACGACGGGCAGGTCCAGGCCGAAGGCCTGGTGCTGGCCAAGGGGCTGGGCAGCGGGCGGGCCGTGTTCCACCAGCCGCGCGTAACCATCGAACACACGATGGCGGAGGATATCGAGGCGGAGCGCCAGCGGGTCTACCGCGCCTTCGACACGATGCGCGAGCAGATCGACGACATGACCAGCCAGGCCGAATTCGGCACCGGCGGCGAACATGAGGAGGTCCTCGCGACCTACAGGATGTTCGCCTACGACGAAGGCTGGGGCCGCCGCATCAACGAGGCGATCGACAGCGGCCTGACCGCGGAGGCCGCGATCGAGCGCGTGCAGCAGCGCACGCGCATGCGCATGCGGGAGATCGACGATCCGCTGCTGGCGGACCGGATGCACGACCTGGAGGACCTGGCCAACCGCCTGCTCCGCATCGTGTCCGGCCAGCTCGGCACGGCGGCGACCAAGGGCCTGCGCGAGGATGCGATCCTGATCGCCCGCAACCTCGGCCCGGCCGAATTGCTCGAATACGACCGCCGCCGGCTGAAAGGCGTGGTGCTGGAAGAAGGCTCGCTCACCGCGCACGTCGTCATCGTGGCGCGCGCGATGGGCGTGCCGGTGCTGGGCCGCGTTGCCAACCTGCGCGCGCTGGTGGCGGAAGGCGACACGCTGCTGCTCGATGCGGACAAGGGGCAGGTGACCATCCGCCCGCAGGCCGCGCTGGTCGACGCGTTCGAGGCGCGCTTTGCGCAATCGAAGAAACGGCAGGCCGAGCTTGCCCAGCTGCGCGACGTGGAGCCCTTCACCCGCGACGGCACGCGGATCACGGTGATGATGAACGGCGGGCTGCGCGACGACCTGACTTCGCTGAAGCTGGTCGGCGCGGACGGGATCGGGCTGTTCCGCACCGAATTCCAGTTCCTCGTATCCGCCGCCCTGCCGGCGCGGGAGCGGCAATTGCGGCTCTACCGCGATGTGCTCGACGCGGCGGACGGCAAGCCGGTGATCTTCCGCACGGTCGATATCGGCGGCGACAAGTCGCTTCCCTACCTGCGCAACGAAGGCGCCTCGGCGGACGAGAACCCGGCGATGGGCTGGCGCGCGCTGCGCCTGGCGCTGGAACGCGAAGGCCTGCTGAAACTGCAGGCGCGCGCCCTGCTAGAAGCGGCCGCCGGGCGCGAGCTCAACGTGATGTTCCCGCTGGTGTCCGAACCGTGGGAATTCGACGCGGCCAAGGCGATCTTCGACGACCAGCTCGCTTTCCTGCGCAGCCGCAAGGCGAAGTTGCCGGAGGCGATCCGCTTCGGCGCGATGCTGGAAGTGCCGGCGCTGGCCGAAGTGCTCGACCTATTGCTGCCCAAGCTGTCATTCCTGTCGATCGGCACCAACGACCTCACCCAGTTCCTCTTCGCCGCCGACCGCGCCAACCCGAAGCTGGCGCAGCGCTACGACTGGCTCAGCCCGGCGATCCTGCGCTTCCTCGCCCGCGTGGTGCAGACGACGCAGGCAGCGCCGACACCGGTCGACCTTGCCGTATGCGGCGAGATGGGCGGCCGCCCGCTGGAAGCGCTCGCGCTGCTCGGCCTCGGCATCCGCCGCCTGTCGATTACCCCCGCCGGCGTCGGCCCCATCAAGGAACTGGTGCGCAAGGTGGACCTTGCGGAAATCGGCGCGGCGATGAACGGCTGGCTGCTCAATCCGCCGCTGGACATGCGCGCCGCCCTGTCGGTCTGGGCGGACGAACGCAGCATCGCGCACGATTGA
- a CDS encoding helix-turn-helix domain-containing protein, producing the protein MSDEEFEYELENDAGGPPRIGAQLRASREARGLSLAQVSAETRITERHLELIEAGDFDGLPGRTYAIGFAKNYARVVGMSQADTAQAVKNELAMEDPRPSRVIGEYDPIDPDRVPSSKVGLVSFIALIVLLGGAYAFYATYFNPGAELESLTAAERRAAAEAAAEEDEGAAATASAPAPSGEVVFTALEEGIWVKFYDASGAQLMQKQMAEGETYSVPANANGPQLWTGRPDALAITIGGQSVPKLAEDDQVMKDIPVTAEALLARGESPAAPAAAATAVATANE; encoded by the coding sequence ATGAGCGACGAAGAATTCGAGTACGAGCTGGAAAATGACGCCGGCGGACCGCCGCGCATCGGCGCGCAGCTGCGCGCATCGCGGGAAGCGCGCGGGCTGAGCCTGGCGCAGGTGTCGGCCGAAACCCGCATCACCGAACGCCATCTGGAGCTGATCGAGGCAGGCGATTTCGACGGGCTGCCCGGCCGTACCTATGCCATCGGTTTCGCCAAGAACTATGCCCGCGTGGTCGGCATGTCGCAGGCCGATACGGCGCAGGCAGTGAAGAACGAACTGGCGATGGAAGACCCGCGCCCGTCGCGCGTGATCGGCGAATACGATCCGATCGACCCCGACCGCGTGCCGTCCTCCAAGGTGGGGCTCGTTTCCTTCATCGCCCTGATCGTGCTGCTGGGCGGGGCCTATGCGTTTTACGCGACCTATTTCAATCCCGGCGCGGAACTGGAATCGCTGACTGCGGCGGAACGGCGCGCGGCGGCAGAAGCCGCGGCGGAAGAAGACGAGGGCGCGGCCGCCACGGCAAGCGCCCCCGCACCGTCCGGCGAAGTGGTATTCACCGCGCTTGAGGAAGGCATCTGGGTCAAGTTCTACGATGCCAGCGGTGCGCAGCTGATGCAGAAGCAGATGGCGGAAGGCGAAACCTACTCCGTGCCTGCCAACGCCAACGGCCCGCAGCTGTGGACCGGCCGGCCGGACGCGCTGGCGATAACCATCGGTGGACAGAGCGTGCCGAAGCTTGCCGAGGACGACCAGGTCATGAAGGATATCCCCGTGACCGCAGAGGCGCTGCTGGCGCGGGGCGAAAGCCCGGCTGCGCCTGCCGCTGCCGCCACGGCCGTCGCCACGGCGAACGAGTGA
- a CDS encoding tetratricopeptide repeat protein: MVFAKLTGSKLRPTIQAAIGGAVLVTGLGMVPAPAFAQDEDARVRKLEAEVRALQRVVFPGGDNRYFTPEVTSETQRGQQGGQATITYPQQGPASTTAVTDILARLDALEGQLARLTARTEENDNMLRQMGTRLDALEAAGAAPVVATPTPTAVVPATTVAATTATPPPAADPTPERVAAVQAIAKPQTDDAADDEYSYGFRLWDAGFYPEAQQQLRMFVDRYPSHWRATYGRNLLGRAYLDNGQPREAATWFLQNYNADKTADRAPDSLLYLAEAMIALDDDRRACIALAEFGETYPALAAGRLQAQYDANRGKVTCS; encoded by the coding sequence ATGGTTTTCGCGAAACTGACCGGTTCGAAGTTGCGCCCCACGATCCAGGCGGCGATCGGCGGCGCGGTGCTGGTAACGGGGCTCGGCATGGTCCCCGCCCCCGCTTTCGCACAGGACGAGGATGCCCGTGTCCGCAAGCTGGAGGCGGAAGTCCGCGCGCTGCAGCGGGTGGTCTTCCCCGGCGGCGACAACCGCTATTTCACGCCCGAAGTCACGTCCGAGACGCAGCGCGGCCAGCAGGGCGGGCAGGCGACCATCACCTATCCGCAGCAAGGGCCGGCCTCGACCACGGCGGTGACGGACATCCTTGCCCGGCTCGATGCGCTGGAAGGCCAGCTGGCCCGCCTGACCGCGCGCACGGAAGAGAACGACAACATGCTGCGCCAAATGGGCACGCGGCTCGACGCGCTGGAGGCCGCGGGTGCTGCGCCGGTGGTTGCGACCCCGACGCCCACCGCTGTCGTTCCCGCCACCACCGTCGCGGCGACGACTGCAACCCCGCCGCCCGCTGCCGACCCCACGCCGGAGCGCGTCGCCGCGGTGCAGGCCATCGCCAAGCCGCAGACCGACGATGCGGCGGACGACGAATACAGCTATGGCTTCCGCCTGTGGGACGCGGGCTTCTATCCCGAGGCCCAGCAGCAGCTGCGTATGTTCGTGGACCGTTACCCCAGCCACTGGCGCGCGACCTATGGCCGCAACTTGCTCGGCCGCGCCTATCTCGACAACGGGCAGCCGCGCGAGGCGGCGACGTGGTTCCTGCAGAACTACAATGCCGACAAGACGGCCGACCGCGCGCCCGACAGCCTGCTCTATCTTGCCGAAGCGATGATCGCGCTGGACGACGATCGCCGCGCCTGCATCGCGCTGGCCGAATTCGGCGAGACTTACCCTGCGCTCGCCGCCGGGCGGTTGCAGGCGCAATACGATGCCAATCGCGGCAAGGTCACCTGCAGCTGA
- the tilS gene encoding tRNA lysidine(34) synthetase TilS yields the protein MTGGAIDGALLGRFADGLRGVWNEGARLGLAVSGGADSMALLRLAHASDIDIGVATVDHGLRPEAAGECRFVAAACEALGIACTVLEVEVAGGNRQEQARIARYRALGDWARRAGVSAIATAHHADDQAETLLMRLNRGSGLAGLAGIRPRTVMEGLSVPVVRPLLAFRRAELRDVLRQAGQDHIEDPSNTDMSFERVRMRQVLGAADWLDPVAMARSAAYLAEAEATLQAIAEVELAEAEGKIGLAWTAHAELNARALDRAIAKLGGAPAPGDTRQLALRLADGGKGNLAGVLVEVKGDRATCRPEPARRSSGQSKGRS from the coding sequence ATGACCGGCGGCGCGATCGACGGGGCGCTGCTCGGGCGCTTCGCCGACGGCTTGCGCGGAGTCTGGAACGAAGGGGCCCGCCTGGGTCTCGCCGTGTCGGGCGGGGCCGATAGCATGGCGCTGCTGCGCCTCGCCCACGCGAGCGACATCGACATCGGCGTCGCCACCGTCGATCACGGATTGCGCCCGGAAGCGGCCGGGGAATGCCGCTTCGTCGCGGCCGCCTGCGAGGCGCTCGGCATCGCCTGCACGGTGCTGGAAGTCGAAGTGGCAGGGGGCAACCGGCAGGAACAGGCGCGCATCGCCCGCTACCGCGCGCTGGGCGACTGGGCGCGTCGTGCCGGGGTTTCCGCCATCGCAACCGCCCACCACGCCGACGACCAGGCCGAAACGCTGCTGATGCGGCTCAATCGCGGCAGCGGGCTGGCAGGGCTCGCCGGGATCCGTCCCCGCACGGTGATGGAGGGGCTGAGTGTCCCCGTGGTCCGCCCGCTGCTCGCCTTTCGCCGCGCGGAGTTGCGCGACGTCCTGCGCCAGGCGGGACAGGATCATATCGAGGATCCGAGCAACACTGACATGTCCTTCGAACGCGTGCGGATGCGGCAGGTACTGGGCGCGGCCGACTGGCTGGACCCCGTTGCCATGGCCCGCTCTGCCGCTTACCTCGCAGAGGCGGAGGCGACCTTGCAGGCCATCGCGGAGGTGGAACTCGCCGAAGCCGAAGGCAAAATCGGCTTAGCGTGGACCGCACATGCCGAACTCAACGCGCGTGCACTCGACCGCGCTATCGCGAAGCTCGGCGGCGCTCCCGCCCCCGGCGACACGCGTCAGCTGGCCTTGCGACTCGCCGACGGGGGGAAGGGCAATTTGGCCGGAGTGCTCGTGGAGGTGAAAGGCGACCGGGCGACATGCCGCCCGGAACCGGCACGCCGATCGTCGGGCCAATCTAAGGGCCGCAGCTGA
- a CDS encoding L,D-transpeptidase family protein gives MNGTVKWIGGATLLVLALLVTAGVSSRLFMGSAAEASTQDAAIQAEAVLEQGEETKPQAKEEKLDSPFVIKRILPIDGPIRYGEWHWDDEGVPDGPLVITVDLEARVISVFRDGYEIGAAAVLLGTDNHPTPLGVFPILEKNKDNISSIYNVPMPYTLRLTWDGISIHSSEVENGFASHGCIGTPDAFAAKLFAIAKLGDRVIITRGEKAGIGTSLAS, from the coding sequence ATGAACGGAACCGTGAAATGGATTGGCGGTGCGACGCTGCTGGTGCTGGCCTTGCTGGTAACGGCCGGCGTGTCCTCGCGCCTGTTCATGGGCAGCGCAGCCGAAGCATCCACGCAGGACGCCGCGATCCAGGCCGAAGCGGTTCTGGAACAGGGCGAGGAAACAAAGCCGCAGGCGAAGGAAGAAAAGCTCGATTCCCCCTTCGTCATCAAGCGCATCCTGCCCATCGACGGGCCTATCAGGTACGGCGAATGGCACTGGGACGATGAAGGCGTGCCCGATGGCCCGCTGGTCATCACCGTCGACCTCGAAGCCCGCGTCATCTCCGTTTTCCGCGACGGTTACGAAATCGGCGCGGCGGCCGTGTTGCTGGGTACGGACAACCACCCCACCCCGCTCGGCGTCTTCCCCATCCTGGAGAAGAACAAGGACAATATCTCCAGCATCTACAACGTCCCGATGCCCTATACGCTGCGCTTGACATGGGACGGTATCTCGATCCATTCGAGCGAGGTGGAGAACGGCTTCGCCAGCCATGGCTGCATCGGCACGCCCGATGCATTCGCCGCCAAGCTGTTCGCCATCGCCAAGCTGGGCGACCGCGTGATCATCACCCGCGGCGAAAAGGCCGGGATCGGCACCAGCCTCGCCAGCTGA